Proteins from a genomic interval of Streptomyces sp. NBC_01445:
- a CDS encoding response regulator transcription factor — MSAQIKVLLAEDQSMVREALAALLGLEPDIEVVAQVARGDEVLEAARAHGPDVALLDIEMPGMTGIEAAAQLSEHLPALKVVVLTTFGRPGYLRTAMESGAHAFLVKDAPAAQLADAVRKVLAGERVIDPTLAAAALAEGANPLTDREREILRAAADGSTNAELAAALHLSQGTVRNYLSTAIQKLAVRNRAEAVRIAREKGWL, encoded by the coding sequence ATGAGCGCTCAGATCAAGGTCCTGCTCGCGGAGGACCAGTCGATGGTGCGGGAGGCCCTCGCGGCGCTCCTCGGCCTCGAACCCGACATCGAGGTCGTCGCCCAGGTGGCGCGCGGCGACGAGGTCCTTGAGGCGGCCCGCGCCCACGGCCCCGACGTGGCGCTCCTGGACATCGAGATGCCCGGCATGACCGGCATCGAGGCCGCCGCCCAGCTCAGCGAGCACCTGCCCGCCCTCAAGGTCGTCGTCCTCACCACGTTCGGCCGCCCCGGCTATCTCCGTACGGCGATGGAGTCCGGCGCCCACGCGTTCCTCGTCAAGGATGCCCCCGCGGCCCAGCTCGCCGACGCCGTACGCAAAGTGCTCGCCGGTGAGCGCGTCATCGACCCCACCCTCGCGGCCGCCGCGCTCGCCGAGGGCGCCAACCCGCTGACCGACCGCGAACGCGAGATCCTGCGCGCGGCGGCCGACGGCTCGACCAACGCCGAGCTGGCGGCGGCGCTGCACCTGTCCCAGGGCACGGTCCGCAACTACCTCTCGACGGCCATCCAGAAGCTCGCCGTGCGCAACAGGGCGGAGGCGGTACGGATCGCCCGCGAGAAGGGGTGGCTGTAG
- a CDS encoding sensor histidine kinase, producing the protein MGQSPRNRREALRKLLWIGIWLVFMADPIDDLVNGGHTAWATALGWLGLVAFVGVYLALVFRHTARAMGRGRLVAILGALAAVAVVMSLTLGAPWLVLFVYVSVSCGAVLPMRYARWSIVAVTAAMVLLGIPLGRGWDLGLVVPALLGGFAMTGVRQLVRTTVELRRARATVAQLAANEERLRLARDLHDLLGHSLSLITLKSELAGRMLPDHPEKAGKEVADIEQVSRQALVDVREAVTGYRRARLGTELAGARAALAAAGIEADVPVDSPDDLPAEQEAALAWTLREAVTNAVRHSGAHRCTVGIALRQTLGGPVMELTVEDDGAGAAAGGSLVPGNGLTGLRERVEGVGGTLDAGPGRDRGFLLVARVPVGSVGSGA; encoded by the coding sequence ATGGGGCAGTCGCCCCGCAACCGCCGTGAGGCCCTGCGCAAGCTGCTGTGGATCGGCATCTGGCTGGTCTTCATGGCGGATCCGATCGACGACCTCGTCAACGGCGGCCACACGGCCTGGGCCACCGCGCTCGGCTGGCTCGGCCTGGTCGCCTTCGTCGGCGTCTACCTGGCCCTCGTCTTCCGCCACACCGCCCGCGCCATGGGCCGGGGGCGGCTGGTCGCGATCCTCGGGGCGCTCGCCGCGGTCGCCGTCGTCATGTCCCTCACGCTCGGCGCCCCCTGGCTCGTCCTGTTCGTGTACGTCTCCGTGTCGTGCGGGGCGGTGCTGCCCATGCGGTACGCCCGCTGGTCGATCGTCGCGGTCACGGCCGCGATGGTCCTCCTCGGGATCCCGCTCGGCCGGGGCTGGGACCTCGGCCTCGTCGTGCCCGCCCTCCTCGGCGGCTTCGCGATGACGGGCGTACGGCAACTCGTGCGCACGACCGTCGAACTGCGCCGGGCGCGCGCCACCGTCGCCCAGCTCGCGGCCAACGAGGAGCGCCTGCGCCTCGCCCGCGACCTGCACGACCTCCTCGGCCACTCGCTCTCCCTGATCACGCTCAAGAGCGAGCTCGCCGGCCGTATGCTCCCCGACCACCCCGAGAAGGCGGGCAAGGAGGTCGCCGACATCGAGCAGGTCAGCCGCCAGGCACTCGTCGACGTACGGGAGGCCGTCACCGGCTACCGCCGCGCCCGCCTCGGCACCGAACTGGCCGGAGCGCGCGCCGCGTTGGCCGCCGCCGGCATCGAGGCCGACGTCCCCGTGGACTCGCCCGACGACCTGCCCGCCGAACAGGAGGCCGCCCTCGCCTGGACTCTGCGCGAGGCCGTCACCAACGCCGTACGGCACAGCGGCGCCCACCGCTGCACGGTCGGCATCGCCCTCCGCCAGACCCTCGGCGGTCCCGTCATGGAGCTGACCGTGGAGGACGACGGGGCCGGCGCCGCGGCGGGCGGCAGCCTTGTTCCGGGCAACGGCCTGACGGGCCTGCGCGAACGCGTCGAGGGCGTCGGCGGCACTCTGGATGCCGGGCCCGGGCGGGACCGCGGGTTCCTGCTGGTGGCCCGGGTGCCGGTGGGCTCCGTAGGATCCGGCGCATGA
- a CDS encoding ABC transporter permease: MNSLIKLEITRALRNKKFLFFSVVYPSVLFLLIAGSSDSSTMVDGTGLNLAAFMMVSMASFGALTAVLMGNSERIAKERESGWVRQLRLTTLPGRGYVLAKTASAAVVSLPSIVVVFVVAAVTKGVRLDAWQWLALVVAIWAGSLCFAALGVAIGYLATGDAVRPITMIVYFGLSILGGLWFPSTGFPQWLSDIASWLPTHAYAALGQAIELGNAPHAKDVTLIVAYFLVFAGGAAWLYRKDTLKA; this comes from the coding sequence ATGAACAGCCTGATCAAGCTCGAGATCACCCGGGCGCTGCGCAACAAGAAGTTCCTGTTCTTCTCCGTCGTCTACCCGTCGGTCCTGTTCCTGCTCATCGCGGGCAGCTCCGACAGCTCGACCATGGTCGACGGCACCGGCCTGAACCTCGCCGCGTTCATGATGGTGTCGATGGCGTCCTTCGGCGCCCTGACCGCCGTCCTCATGGGCAACAGCGAGCGCATCGCCAAGGAGCGCGAGAGCGGCTGGGTGCGCCAGCTGCGCCTGACGACGCTCCCCGGGCGCGGCTACGTCCTCGCCAAGACCGCCAGCGCCGCCGTGGTCAGCCTGCCGTCCATCGTCGTCGTCTTCGTCGTCGCCGCGGTCACCAAGGGCGTACGTCTCGACGCCTGGCAGTGGCTCGCCCTCGTCGTCGCGATCTGGGCCGGCAGTCTCTGCTTCGCCGCGCTCGGCGTCGCCATCGGTTACCTCGCGACCGGTGACGCCGTCCGCCCCATCACGATGATCGTGTACTTCGGCCTGTCGATCCTGGGCGGCCTCTGGTTCCCCTCGACCGGCTTCCCGCAGTGGCTCAGCGACATCGCGTCCTGGCTGCCCACACACGCGTACGCTGCCCTCGGCCAGGCCATCGAGCTGGGCAACGCCCCGCACGCCAAGGACGTCACGCTGATCGTCGCGTACTTCCTGGTCTTCGCGGGCGGCGCGGCCTGGCTGTACCGGAAGGACACCCTGAAGGCGTGA
- a CDS encoding ABC transporter ATP-binding protein, whose amino-acid sequence MTTTAQATAVVGFEQVSKSYGDVRAVDGLTLELHPGETVALLGPNGAGKSTTLDLLLGLRPADTGSVRVFGTSPRDAIVQGRVGAMLQSGGLMDEVTVAELVKLACALHPKPYKPGEVLSRAGITQIADRKVNKLSGGQEQRVRFALATAGANDLIVLDEPTTGMDVSARQAFWATMREQADQGRTVLFATHYLEEADAIADRVLVLHRGRLLADGTAAEIKAKAGARKVAFDLEGDIDEPALRALPFLTTLDVSGRTVRLQSSDADATVHALYGLGVYPRNLEVAGLGLEQAFVAITTAEEARTS is encoded by the coding sequence ATGACAACGACAGCACAGGCCACCGCGGTGGTCGGCTTCGAGCAGGTGAGCAAGAGCTACGGGGACGTCAGGGCCGTGGACGGGCTCACCCTCGAACTGCACCCGGGCGAGACCGTCGCCCTCCTCGGCCCGAACGGCGCGGGCAAGTCCACCACCCTCGACCTCCTCCTCGGGCTGCGCCCGGCGGACACCGGTTCCGTCCGCGTCTTCGGCACCAGCCCCCGGGACGCGATAGTCCAGGGCCGCGTCGGCGCCATGCTGCAGAGCGGCGGCCTGATGGACGAGGTCACCGTGGCCGAGCTCGTGAAGCTCGCCTGCGCCCTGCACCCCAAGCCGTACAAGCCGGGCGAGGTGCTGTCCCGGGCGGGCATCACGCAGATCGCCGACCGCAAGGTCAACAAGCTCTCCGGAGGTCAGGAGCAGCGTGTCCGCTTCGCCCTCGCCACCGCCGGGGCCAACGACCTCATCGTGCTCGACGAGCCGACCACCGGCATGGACGTCTCCGCCCGCCAGGCGTTCTGGGCCACGATGCGCGAACAGGCCGACCAGGGCCGCACGGTCCTCTTCGCCACGCACTACCTGGAGGAGGCCGACGCGATCGCCGACCGCGTCCTCGTCCTGCACCGCGGCCGCCTCCTCGCCGACGGCACAGCCGCCGAGATCAAGGCCAAGGCCGGCGCCCGCAAGGTCGCCTTCGACCTGGAGGGCGACATCGACGAACCGGCCCTGCGCGCCCTGCCGTTCCTCACCACCCTCGACGTGTCGGGCCGCACCGTCCGCCTCCAGTCGAGCGACGCCGACGCCACCGTGCACGCCCTGTACGGACTCGGCGTCTACCCGCGCAACCTGGAGGTCGCGGGCCTCGGCCTGGAGCAGGCCTTCGTAGCCATCACCACGGCCGAGGAGGCCAGGACGTCATGA
- a CDS encoding DUF6113 family protein: MSGAGKSGNPAKSGRSAASSGAAKPPAGPAVQPVGTGPDAGRIAVLAGLLVLGALVGVAGSLVQGGLFPGGLLLALLGAAGAFLGGARATGTRGGAVAPAVGWAVTVILLTSTRPEGDFLFGAGTGSYLFLLGGMAVAVMCATLGLPQQPPRPDARLGK, translated from the coding sequence ATGAGTGGCGCAGGAAAGTCGGGCAACCCGGCCAAGTCCGGGCGGTCGGCGGCGTCGAGCGGCGCCGCGAAGCCCCCGGCCGGCCCGGCGGTCCAGCCGGTGGGGACCGGCCCCGACGCCGGGCGCATCGCCGTGCTGGCGGGACTCCTCGTGCTCGGCGCACTTGTCGGGGTGGCGGGGTCCCTGGTCCAAGGCGGCCTGTTTCCGGGCGGGTTGCTCCTCGCGCTGCTCGGCGCGGCCGGCGCGTTCCTCGGCGGGGCGCGGGCGACGGGCACCCGGGGCGGGGCCGTCGCGCCCGCCGTGGGCTGGGCCGTCACGGTCATCCTGCTCACGTCGACCAGGCCCGAGGGCGACTTCCTCTTCGGCGCGGGAACCGGCTCCTATCTGTTCCTTCTCGGCGGGATGGCCGTCGCTGTGATGTGCGCCACCCTGGGTTTGCCGCAGCAACCACCCCGACCCGACGCCCGACTTGGGAAGTGA
- the mshB gene encoding N-acetyl-1-D-myo-inositol-2-amino-2-deoxy-alpha-D-glucopyranoside deacetylase, whose amino-acid sequence MTELPDRRLLLVHAHPDDESINNGATMAKYAADGAHVTLVTCTLGEEGEVIPDVLAHLAPDREDILGPHRIGELTAAMKELGVTDHRFLGGPGRFRDSGMMGAEQNDRPGAFWAADLDEAAAHLVEVIREVRPQVLVTYDPDGGYGHPDHIKAHRVAMRAAELAAEPAFRRDLGDTHTVAKIYWNRVPRSVVEERFRRLAGVLGSTPYGTAAEIGDVPGVVDDERVTAEIDGRAFAAAKTAAMRAHATQVEIAPGGEPVFALSNGLAQPVFDVEYYELARGEAGAPYETDLFAGVVA is encoded by the coding sequence ATGACGGAACTGCCCGACCGGCGTCTGCTCCTCGTGCACGCGCACCCCGACGACGAGTCGATCAACAATGGCGCCACCATGGCCAAGTACGCGGCCGACGGTGCCCACGTCACCCTGGTGACCTGCACCCTCGGCGAGGAGGGCGAGGTCATCCCGGACGTTCTCGCGCACCTCGCCCCGGACCGCGAGGACATCCTCGGCCCGCACCGCATCGGCGAGCTCACCGCCGCCATGAAGGAGCTCGGGGTCACCGACCACCGCTTCCTCGGCGGCCCCGGACGCTTCCGCGACTCCGGGATGATGGGCGCCGAGCAGAACGACCGGCCCGGCGCCTTCTGGGCCGCCGACCTGGACGAGGCCGCAGCCCATCTCGTCGAGGTGATCCGCGAGGTCCGCCCCCAGGTCCTGGTCACCTACGACCCGGACGGCGGCTACGGCCACCCCGACCACATCAAGGCCCATCGCGTCGCCATGCGCGCCGCCGAGCTCGCGGCCGAGCCCGCGTTCCGCCGCGACCTCGGCGACACCCACACCGTCGCGAAGATCTACTGGAACCGCGTGCCCCGTTCCGTGGTCGAGGAGCGCTTCCGCCGGCTGGCCGGTGTCCTCGGCTCGACCCCGTACGGGACCGCGGCCGAGATCGGCGACGTACCGGGCGTCGTCGACGACGAGCGGGTCACCGCCGAGATCGACGGCAGGGCCTTCGCCGCGGCCAAGACCGCCGCGATGCGCGCCCACGCCACCCAGGTCGAGATCGCACCCGGCGGCGAACCGGTCTTCGCCCTGTCGAACGGGCTCGCCCAGCCGGTCTTCGACGTGGAGTATTACGAGCTGGCGCGGGGCGAGGCGGGGGCGCCCTACGAGACGGACCTGTTCGCGGGAGTGGTGGCGTGA
- a CDS encoding S9 family peptidase — MTTEPLSFPRQHARTQRFTLGAPRAFTVAPDGERVAFLRSGSGTDRANALWVLDVTSGEERIAADPRALLGGAEEALSDEERARRERSREGAAGIVAYATDAAVELAAFALSGRLFTAELRAGTTRELRVPGPLIDPRPSPDGRHVAYVSGGALRVVGADGEGDRALAAPGEDEASTVTYGLAEFIAAEEMGRSRGFWWSPESDRLLVARADDAAVRRWWIADPAHPDRKPARNAYPAAGTPNAEVRLFVIGLDGARTEVSWDRARYPYLARVHWSADGAPLILVQARDQLSELYLAVNVGDGSTRMVHADEDGQWLELFPGVPSWSPSGQLVRIADEGGARVLAVGERPLTGPQLHVRAVLDVGESDVLISASAGSAAAVRETGEVHVYRVNELGVERVSDEPGVHSAVRAGGVTVLASARTDEPGTRVRVMRDGKQIATVASHAERPSLSPRLTLTEAAGIPCAVLLPSSYEQGDGPLPVLLDPYGGPHGQRVLAAHNPHLTSQWFADQGFAVVVADGRGTPGHSPAREKAVRDDLTLTLDDQITALHALADAFPLDLNRVAIRGWSYGGYLAGLAVLRRPDVFHAGIAGAPVTDWRLYDTHYTERYLGDPKAAPQVYAKNSLVTDDGLAEAAEQHRPLMIVHGLADDNVVVAHSLRLSSALLAAGRPHEVLPLSGVTHMTPQEQVAENLLLLQVDFLKRSLGLV; from the coding sequence ATGACCACCGAGCCTCTCTCCTTTCCGCGCCAGCACGCCCGCACCCAGCGCTTCACGCTCGGCGCACCACGGGCGTTCACGGTGGCGCCCGACGGCGAGCGCGTCGCCTTCCTGCGGTCCGGATCCGGTACCGATCGGGCGAACGCCCTGTGGGTCCTCGATGTGACGTCCGGCGAGGAGCGGATCGCCGCCGATCCCCGGGCCCTTCTGGGCGGTGCCGAGGAGGCTCTGTCGGACGAGGAGCGCGCACGGCGCGAGCGCAGCCGCGAGGGCGCCGCGGGCATCGTCGCCTATGCGACGGACGCGGCCGTGGAGCTGGCCGCGTTCGCGCTGTCCGGCCGGCTGTTCACGGCGGAACTGCGTGCGGGCACGACCCGCGAACTCCGCGTCCCCGGACCGCTGATCGACCCCCGCCCGTCTCCGGACGGCCGCCATGTCGCGTACGTGTCCGGGGGCGCCCTGCGCGTCGTCGGCGCCGACGGCGAGGGCGACCGGGCCCTCGCCGCTCCGGGCGAGGACGAGGCGTCGACCGTCACGTACGGGCTCGCGGAGTTCATCGCGGCCGAGGAGATGGGGCGCTCGCGGGGCTTTTGGTGGTCGCCCGAATCGGACCGGCTGCTGGTGGCCCGGGCGGACGACGCGGCGGTGCGGCGCTGGTGGATCGCGGATCCGGCGCACCCGGACCGCAAGCCTGCCCGCAACGCGTACCCGGCGGCGGGCACGCCCAACGCGGAGGTGCGGCTCTTCGTCATCGGTCTGGACGGGGCGCGCACGGAGGTGTCGTGGGACCGGGCGAGGTACCCGTATCTGGCGCGGGTGCACTGGTCGGCCGACGGGGCGCCGCTGATCCTCGTACAGGCCCGTGACCAGCTCAGTGAGCTGTATCTCGCGGTGAACGTCGGCGACGGTTCGACGCGGATGGTGCACGCGGACGAGGACGGGCAGTGGCTGGAGCTGTTCCCCGGCGTGCCGTCGTGGTCGCCGAGCGGGCAGCTCGTGCGGATCGCGGACGAGGGCGGGGCGCGAGTCCTCGCGGTCGGTGAACGGCCGCTGACCGGGCCGCAGTTGCATGTGCGGGCGGTCCTGGACGTGGGCGAGAGCGACGTGCTGATCTCGGCGTCCGCCGGCTCGGCGGCGGCGGTCCGGGAGACCGGCGAGGTGCATGTGTACCGGGTCAACGAGCTGGGCGTGGAGCGCGTCTCGGACGAGCCGGGCGTGCACTCCGCGGTGCGCGCGGGCGGCGTGACCGTCCTGGCGTCGGCGCGCACCGACGAGCCGGGCACGCGGGTGCGGGTGATGCGGGACGGCAAGCAGATCGCGACGGTCGCCTCGCACGCCGAGCGCCCCTCGCTGAGCCCCCGCCTGACGCTCACGGAGGCGGCCGGCATCCCGTGCGCCGTCCTGCTCCCGTCCTCGTACGAGCAGGGCGACGGGCCGCTGCCGGTGCTGCTCGACCCGTACGGCGGCCCGCACGGGCAGCGGGTGCTCGCCGCGCACAATCCGCATCTGACGTCGCAGTGGTTCGCCGACCAGGGCTTCGCGGTGGTCGTCGCGGACGGCCGCGGCACCCCCGGCCACTCCCCCGCCCGGGAGAAGGCGGTCCGCGACGACCTCACGCTCACGCTCGACGACCAGATCACGGCGCTGCACGCGCTGGCCGACGCCTTCCCGCTCGACCTGAACCGGGTGGCGATCCGCGGCTGGTCGTACGGCGGCTATCTGGCGGGGCTCGCGGTCCTGCGCCGCCCCGACGTCTTCCACGCGGGCATCGCGGGCGCCCCGGTCACGGACTGGCGGCTCTACGACACCCACTACACGGAGCGCTACCTGGGCGACCCGAAGGCCGCGCCGCAGGTGTACGCGAAGAACTCGCTGGTCACCGACGACGGTCTGGCCGAGGCGGCGGAGCAGCACCGGCCGCTGATGATCGTGCACGGCCTGGCCGACGACAACGTCGTGGTGGCGCACAGTCTGCGCCTTTCGTCGGCGCTCCTCGCCGCGGGCCGGCCGCACGAGGTGCTGCCGCTGTCGGGCGTGACGCACATGACGCCGCAGGAGCAGGTCGCGGAGAATCTGCTGCTGCTCCAGGTGGACTTCCTGAAGCGCTCGCTGGGACTGGTCTAG
- a CDS encoding ABC transporter ATP-binding protein gives MADLAKEAHAAAPVPAREPILEVSGLVKHYPLTQGILFKKQVGAVKAVDGVDFVLGEGETLGIVGESGCGKSTVARMLVNLERPTAGQIKYRGEDITKLSGRALKAVRRNIQMVFQDPYTSLNPRMTVGDIIGEPYEIHPEVAPKGDRRRKVQDLLDVVGLNPEYINRYPHQFSGGQRQRIGIARGLALRPEIIVADEPVSALDVSVQAQVINLLDSLQNEFDLSYVFIAHDLSIVRHISDRVGVMYLGRIVETGTDEQIYEHPTHPYTQALLSAVPVPDPEAREHRERIILTGDVPSPANVPSGCRFRTRCWKAQERCELEVPALAVPAVFRIGESPAKHDSACHFAEEKRVVPSE, from the coding sequence ATGGCTGACCTGGCGAAAGAGGCGCACGCCGCCGCCCCCGTGCCGGCCCGTGAGCCGATCCTGGAGGTCAGCGGCCTGGTCAAGCACTATCCGCTCACCCAGGGGATCCTGTTCAAGAAGCAGGTCGGCGCGGTCAAGGCCGTCGACGGCGTCGACTTCGTGCTCGGCGAGGGCGAGACCCTCGGCATCGTCGGCGAGTCCGGCTGCGGCAAGTCGACCGTCGCCAGGATGCTGGTCAACCTGGAGCGGCCGACCGCCGGGCAGATCAAGTACAGGGGCGAGGACATCACCAAGCTGTCCGGGCGCGCCCTGAAGGCCGTACGCCGCAACATCCAGATGGTGTTCCAGGACCCGTACACGTCCCTCAACCCGCGCATGACGGTCGGCGACATCATCGGGGAGCCGTACGAGATCCATCCCGAGGTCGCTCCCAAGGGCGACCGGCGCCGCAAGGTGCAGGACCTCCTGGACGTGGTCGGGCTCAACCCGGAGTACATCAACCGGTACCCGCACCAGTTCTCCGGCGGCCAGCGCCAGCGCATCGGCATCGCGCGCGGCCTCGCCCTGCGCCCCGAGATCATCGTCGCCGACGAGCCGGTCTCCGCACTCGATGTCTCCGTGCAGGCGCAGGTCATCAACCTGCTCGACAGCCTCCAGAACGAGTTCGACCTCTCCTACGTCTTCATCGCCCACGACCTGTCGATCGTCCGCCACATCTCCGACCGGGTGGGCGTCATGTACCTCGGGCGGATCGTCGAGACCGGCACCGACGAGCAGATCTACGAACACCCCACGCACCCCTACACCCAGGCGCTCCTGTCCGCCGTGCCCGTCCCCGACCCGGAGGCGCGCGAGCACCGCGAGCGGATCATCCTCACCGGCGACGTGCCGTCCCCGGCCAACGTGCCCTCGGGCTGCCGCTTCCGCACCCGCTGCTGGAAGGCGCAGGAGCGGTGCGAACTGGAGGTTCCGGCGCTCGCGGTGCCCGCCGTGTTCCGCATCGGGGAGTCACCGGCGAAGCACGACTCGGCCTGCCACTTCGCCGAGGAGAAGCGCGTCGTCCCCAGCGAGTAG
- a CDS encoding ABC transporter ATP-binding protein, with translation MLLEVRDLQVEFRTREGVAKAVNGVNYTVEAGETLAVLGESGSGKSVTAQAIMGILDMPPGKITGGEILFQGSDLLKLKEDERRKVRGAKMAMIFQDALSSLNPVLSVGAQIGELFTVHRGMSRKDAKIKAVELMDRVRIPAAKERVGQYPHQFSGGMRQRIMIAMALALEPDLIIADEPTTALDVTVQAQVMELLAELQRELSMGLILITHDLGVVADVADKIAVMYAGRIVETAPVHEIYKAPAHPYTKGLLESIPRLDQKGQELYAIKGLPPNLMHIPPGCAFNPRCPMAQDVCRADVPPLFEVSPTRRSACYFWKETLDG, from the coding sequence TCGCCAAGGCCGTCAACGGGGTCAACTACACCGTCGAGGCCGGTGAGACCCTCGCCGTGCTCGGCGAGTCCGGGTCCGGCAAGTCCGTGACCGCGCAGGCGATCATGGGCATCCTCGACATGCCGCCCGGGAAGATCACCGGCGGTGAGATCCTCTTCCAGGGCTCCGACCTCCTCAAGCTCAAGGAGGACGAGCGGCGCAAGGTCCGTGGCGCGAAGATGGCGATGATCTTCCAGGACGCGCTCAGCTCCCTCAACCCCGTCCTGTCCGTGGGCGCGCAGATCGGCGAGCTGTTCACCGTCCACCGGGGCATGTCCCGCAAGGACGCCAAGATCAAGGCCGTCGAGCTGATGGACCGGGTCAGGATCCCGGCGGCCAAGGAGCGGGTCGGCCAGTACCCGCACCAGTTCAGCGGCGGCATGCGCCAGCGCATCATGATCGCGATGGCGCTCGCGCTGGAACCGGACCTGATCATCGCCGACGAGCCCACCACCGCCCTCGACGTCACCGTGCAGGCCCAGGTCATGGAGCTGCTCGCCGAGCTCCAGCGCGAACTCAGCATGGGGCTCATCCTCATCACCCACGACCTGGGCGTGGTCGCCGACGTAGCCGACAAGATCGCCGTCATGTACGCGGGCCGCATCGTCGAGACGGCGCCCGTGCACGAGATCTACAAGGCGCCCGCCCACCCGTACACCAAGGGCCTGCTCGAATCGATCCCGCGCCTGGACCAGAAGGGCCAGGAGCTGTACGCGATCAAGGGCCTGCCGCCCAACCTGATGCACATCCCGCCCGGCTGCGCCTTCAACCCGCGCTGCCCGATGGCCCAGGACGTGTGCCGCGCGGACGTTCCCCCGCTCTTCGAGGTGAGCCCGACGCGCCGGAGCGCCTGCTACTTCTGGAAGGAGACGCTCGATGGCTGA